Proteins from a genomic interval of Hoplias malabaricus isolate fHopMal1 chromosome 13, fHopMal1.hap1, whole genome shotgun sequence:
- the rnf44 gene encoding RING finger protein 44 isoform X1: MRPWEIAVNRRPPTAPLNQRRFLGEPCNTPVHLRRSPPVRRQWGQRDRPVLHGSLRQDETFHHPVFSQQQHQHVPLEESRQYSHASAPPRMLHPNTHPPQQSSIMVDLHEQMHQGSVPISYTVTTVTTHGFPIHTGQPIPACNAQQLPACSVMFSGQLSLLCCLPPPLIQACTMQHLPVSYQAFPPLISSEHFILHPSPPVPPHQPPHLAPLSQFVPLQPQHPRMPLQRVENEVDLRGDQHPLGTFSYPPAHHPPAAMPPSVPLQYLPQEPLHQELPFGVPYAHVLPRRGSGQRYRLQQPLPPPPPPPPYYPGFLPYFLSMLPVPPTAVGPAISLDLDVDDVEMENYEALLNLAERLGEAKPRGLTKADIEQLPSYRFNSENHQSEQTLCVVCFSDFESRQLLRVLPCNHEFHAKCVDKWLKRTRLFSLFCEPNIQYTLHEFSSAFKTF, from the exons ATGCGACCATGGGAAATAGCTGTGAATAGGCGGCCGCCAACAGCCCCCTTAAACCAGAGGAGGTTCCTCGGGGAGCCCTGCAACACGCCTGTGCACCTCAGGAGAAG TCCTCCAGTGCGACGGCAGTGGGGGCAGCGAGACAGACCTGTTTTGCACGGTTCCCTACGGCAGGATGAGACCTTTCACCATCCTGTGTTCTCGCAGCAGCAGCATCAGCACGTTCCCTTAGAGGAGTCAAGGCAGTACAGCCACGCCAGCGCGCCACCACGCATGctccaccccaacacacacccgCCTCAGCAGAGCTCCATCATGGTGGACCTTCACGAACAG ATGCATCAAGGATCAGTTCCAATATCTTACACAGTTACCACGGTGACGACCCACGGTTTTCCCATCCACACGGGGCAACCAATCCCAGCGTGCAACGCCCAgcagctcccagcatgctcggTAATGTTCAGCGGACAGctctctctgctctgctgcCTTCCTCCTCCT CTAATTCAAGCATGCACCATGCAGCACTTGCCAGTGTCTTACCAAGCCTTTCCGCCCCTGATCTCCAGCGAGCATTTCATCCTGCATCCCAGTCCTCCAGTGCCCCCTCACCAGCCCCCTCACCTTGCCCCGCTGAGCCAGTTCGTCCCCTTGCAGCCACAGCACCCACGCATG CCTCTACAGAGAGTGGAGAATGAAGTGGACCTTAGGGGAGACCAGCATCCCTTAGGAACATTCTCTTACCCTCCTGCCCATCACCCACCAGCAGCCATGCCACCCTCTGTGCCCCTCCAGTACCTCCCGCAAGAACCCCTCCATCAAGAGTTGCCCTTTGGAGTG CCATATGCACATGTGCTGCCCAGGCGCGGGAGTGGTCAGAGATACCGGTTACAGCAGCCGCTGCCTCcgccaccacctcctccaccttacTACCCTGGCTTCCTACCTTACTTCCT CTCAATGCTTCCTGTGCCTCCAACTGCTGTGGGCCCGGCCATCAGCCTGGATCTGGACGTGGATGACGTGGAGATGGAGAATTACGAG GCGTTACTCAACCTCGCTGAAAGGCTTGGGGAGGCTAAACCTCGAGGACTTACAAAAGCTGACATAGAGCAGCTTCCATCCTACAGGTTCAATTCAGAAAACCACCAATCTGAACAAACTTT GTGTGTTGTGTGCTTTAGTGATTTTGAGTCAAGGCAGCTACTTCGAGTATTACCCTGTAATCACGAGTTTCATGCAAAGTGTGTGGACAAATGGTTAAAG aGGACCAggcttttttccctcttttgtGAGCCAAATATTCAGTATACTCTCCACGAATTCAGCTCTGCCTTCAAGACCTTCTGA
- the rnf44 gene encoding RING finger protein 44 isoform X3 translates to MRPWEIAVNRRPPTAPLNQRRFLGEPCNTPVHLRRSPPVRRQWGQRDRPVLHGSLRQDETFHHPVFSQQQHQHVPLEESRQYSHASAPPRMLHPNTHPPQQSSIMVDLHEQMHQGSVPISYTVTTVTTHGFPIHTGQPIPACNAQQLPACSLIQACTMQHLPVSYQAFPPLISSEHFILHPSPPVPPHQPPHLAPLSQFVPLQPQHPRMPLQRVENEVDLRGDQHPLGTFSYPPAHHPPAAMPPSVPLQYLPQEPLHQELPFGVPYAHVLPRRGSGQRYRLQQPLPPPPPPPPYYPGFLPYFLSMLPVPPTAVGPAISLDLDVDDVEMENYEALLNLAERLGEAKPRGLTKADIEQLPSYRFNSENHQSEQTLCVVCFSDFESRQLLRVLPCNHEFHAKCVDKWLKRTRLFSLFCEPNIQYTLHEFSSAFKTF, encoded by the exons ATGCGACCATGGGAAATAGCTGTGAATAGGCGGCCGCCAACAGCCCCCTTAAACCAGAGGAGGTTCCTCGGGGAGCCCTGCAACACGCCTGTGCACCTCAGGAGAAG TCCTCCAGTGCGACGGCAGTGGGGGCAGCGAGACAGACCTGTTTTGCACGGTTCCCTACGGCAGGATGAGACCTTTCACCATCCTGTGTTCTCGCAGCAGCAGCATCAGCACGTTCCCTTAGAGGAGTCAAGGCAGTACAGCCACGCCAGCGCGCCACCACGCATGctccaccccaacacacacccgCCTCAGCAGAGCTCCATCATGGTGGACCTTCACGAACAG ATGCATCAAGGATCAGTTCCAATATCTTACACAGTTACCACGGTGACGACCCACGGTTTTCCCATCCACACGGGGCAACCAATCCCAGCGTGCAACGCCCAgcagctcccagcatgctcg CTAATTCAAGCATGCACCATGCAGCACTTGCCAGTGTCTTACCAAGCCTTTCCGCCCCTGATCTCCAGCGAGCATTTCATCCTGCATCCCAGTCCTCCAGTGCCCCCTCACCAGCCCCCTCACCTTGCCCCGCTGAGCCAGTTCGTCCCCTTGCAGCCACAGCACCCACGCATG CCTCTACAGAGAGTGGAGAATGAAGTGGACCTTAGGGGAGACCAGCATCCCTTAGGAACATTCTCTTACCCTCCTGCCCATCACCCACCAGCAGCCATGCCACCCTCTGTGCCCCTCCAGTACCTCCCGCAAGAACCCCTCCATCAAGAGTTGCCCTTTGGAGTG CCATATGCACATGTGCTGCCCAGGCGCGGGAGTGGTCAGAGATACCGGTTACAGCAGCCGCTGCCTCcgccaccacctcctccaccttacTACCCTGGCTTCCTACCTTACTTCCT CTCAATGCTTCCTGTGCCTCCAACTGCTGTGGGCCCGGCCATCAGCCTGGATCTGGACGTGGATGACGTGGAGATGGAGAATTACGAG GCGTTACTCAACCTCGCTGAAAGGCTTGGGGAGGCTAAACCTCGAGGACTTACAAAAGCTGACATAGAGCAGCTTCCATCCTACAGGTTCAATTCAGAAAACCACCAATCTGAACAAACTTT GTGTGTTGTGTGCTTTAGTGATTTTGAGTCAAGGCAGCTACTTCGAGTATTACCCTGTAATCACGAGTTTCATGCAAAGTGTGTGGACAAATGGTTAAAG aGGACCAggcttttttccctcttttgtGAGCCAAATATTCAGTATACTCTCCACGAATTCAGCTCTGCCTTCAAGACCTTCTGA
- the rnf44 gene encoding RING finger protein 44 isoform X5 translates to MQFYQANTQCKTSVKEQSMMHQGSVPISYTVTTVTTHGFPIHTGQPIPACNAQQLPACSVMFSGQLSLLCCLPPPLIQACTMQHLPVSYQAFPPLISSEHFILHPSPPVPPHQPPHLAPLSQFVPLQPQHPRMPLQRVENEVDLRGDQHPLGTFSYPPAHHPPAAMPPSVPLQYLPQEPLHQELPFGVPYAHVLPRRGSGQRYRLQQPLPPPPPPPPYYPGFLPYFLSMLPVPPTAVGPAISLDLDVDDVEMENYEALLNLAERLGEAKPRGLTKADIEQLPSYRFNSENHQSEQTLCVVCFSDFESRQLLRVLPCNHEFHAKCVDKWLKRTRLFSLFCEPNIQYTLHEFSSAFKTF, encoded by the exons ATGCAGTTCTACCAAGCAAACACCCAGTGtaaaacatcagtcaaagaacAGAGCATG ATGCATCAAGGATCAGTTCCAATATCTTACACAGTTACCACGGTGACGACCCACGGTTTTCCCATCCACACGGGGCAACCAATCCCAGCGTGCAACGCCCAgcagctcccagcatgctcggTAATGTTCAGCGGACAGctctctctgctctgctgcCTTCCTCCTCCT CTAATTCAAGCATGCACCATGCAGCACTTGCCAGTGTCTTACCAAGCCTTTCCGCCCCTGATCTCCAGCGAGCATTTCATCCTGCATCCCAGTCCTCCAGTGCCCCCTCACCAGCCCCCTCACCTTGCCCCGCTGAGCCAGTTCGTCCCCTTGCAGCCACAGCACCCACGCATG CCTCTACAGAGAGTGGAGAATGAAGTGGACCTTAGGGGAGACCAGCATCCCTTAGGAACATTCTCTTACCCTCCTGCCCATCACCCACCAGCAGCCATGCCACCCTCTGTGCCCCTCCAGTACCTCCCGCAAGAACCCCTCCATCAAGAGTTGCCCTTTGGAGTG CCATATGCACATGTGCTGCCCAGGCGCGGGAGTGGTCAGAGATACCGGTTACAGCAGCCGCTGCCTCcgccaccacctcctccaccttacTACCCTGGCTTCCTACCTTACTTCCT CTCAATGCTTCCTGTGCCTCCAACTGCTGTGGGCCCGGCCATCAGCCTGGATCTGGACGTGGATGACGTGGAGATGGAGAATTACGAG GCGTTACTCAACCTCGCTGAAAGGCTTGGGGAGGCTAAACCTCGAGGACTTACAAAAGCTGACATAGAGCAGCTTCCATCCTACAGGTTCAATTCAGAAAACCACCAATCTGAACAAACTTT GTGTGTTGTGTGCTTTAGTGATTTTGAGTCAAGGCAGCTACTTCGAGTATTACCCTGTAATCACGAGTTTCATGCAAAGTGTGTGGACAAATGGTTAAAG aGGACCAggcttttttccctcttttgtGAGCCAAATATTCAGTATACTCTCCACGAATTCAGCTCTGCCTTCAAGACCTTCTGA
- the rnf44 gene encoding RING finger protein 44 isoform X4, with protein sequence MRPWEIAVNRRPPTAPLNQRRFLGEPCNTPVHLRRSPPVRRQWGQRDRPVLHGSLRQDETFHHPVFSQQQHQHVPLEESRQYSHASAPPRMLHPNTHPPQQSSIMVDLHEQLIQACTMQHLPVSYQAFPPLISSEHFILHPSPPVPPHQPPHLAPLSQFVPLQPQHPRMPLQRVENEVDLRGDQHPLGTFSYPPAHHPPAAMPPSVPLQYLPQEPLHQELPFGVPYAHVLPRRGSGQRYRLQQPLPPPPPPPPYYPGFLPYFLSMLPVPPTAVGPAISLDLDVDDVEMENYEALLNLAERLGEAKPRGLTKADIEQLPSYRFNSENHQSEQTLCVVCFSDFESRQLLRVLPCNHEFHAKCVDKWLKRTRLFSLFCEPNIQYTLHEFSSAFKTF encoded by the exons ATGCGACCATGGGAAATAGCTGTGAATAGGCGGCCGCCAACAGCCCCCTTAAACCAGAGGAGGTTCCTCGGGGAGCCCTGCAACACGCCTGTGCACCTCAGGAGAAG TCCTCCAGTGCGACGGCAGTGGGGGCAGCGAGACAGACCTGTTTTGCACGGTTCCCTACGGCAGGATGAGACCTTTCACCATCCTGTGTTCTCGCAGCAGCAGCATCAGCACGTTCCCTTAGAGGAGTCAAGGCAGTACAGCCACGCCAGCGCGCCACCACGCATGctccaccccaacacacacccgCCTCAGCAGAGCTCCATCATGGTGGACCTTCACGAACAG CTAATTCAAGCATGCACCATGCAGCACTTGCCAGTGTCTTACCAAGCCTTTCCGCCCCTGATCTCCAGCGAGCATTTCATCCTGCATCCCAGTCCTCCAGTGCCCCCTCACCAGCCCCCTCACCTTGCCCCGCTGAGCCAGTTCGTCCCCTTGCAGCCACAGCACCCACGCATG CCTCTACAGAGAGTGGAGAATGAAGTGGACCTTAGGGGAGACCAGCATCCCTTAGGAACATTCTCTTACCCTCCTGCCCATCACCCACCAGCAGCCATGCCACCCTCTGTGCCCCTCCAGTACCTCCCGCAAGAACCCCTCCATCAAGAGTTGCCCTTTGGAGTG CCATATGCACATGTGCTGCCCAGGCGCGGGAGTGGTCAGAGATACCGGTTACAGCAGCCGCTGCCTCcgccaccacctcctccaccttacTACCCTGGCTTCCTACCTTACTTCCT CTCAATGCTTCCTGTGCCTCCAACTGCTGTGGGCCCGGCCATCAGCCTGGATCTGGACGTGGATGACGTGGAGATGGAGAATTACGAG GCGTTACTCAACCTCGCTGAAAGGCTTGGGGAGGCTAAACCTCGAGGACTTACAAAAGCTGACATAGAGCAGCTTCCATCCTACAGGTTCAATTCAGAAAACCACCAATCTGAACAAACTTT GTGTGTTGTGTGCTTTAGTGATTTTGAGTCAAGGCAGCTACTTCGAGTATTACCCTGTAATCACGAGTTTCATGCAAAGTGTGTGGACAAATGGTTAAAG aGGACCAggcttttttccctcttttgtGAGCCAAATATTCAGTATACTCTCCACGAATTCAGCTCTGCCTTCAAGACCTTCTGA
- the rnf44 gene encoding RING finger protein 44 isoform X2, producing the protein MRPWEIAVNRRPPTAPLNQRRFLGEPCNTPVHLRRSPPVRRQWGQRDRPVLHGSLRQDETFHHPVFSQQQHQHVPLEESRQYSHASAPPRMLHPNTHPPQQSSIMVDLHEQMHQGSVPISYTVTTVTTHGFPIHTGQPIPACNAQQLPACSVMFSGQLSLLCCLPPPLIQACTMQHLPVSYQAFPPLISSEHFILHPSPPVPPHQPPHLAPLSQFVPLQPQHPRMPLQRVENEVDLRGDQHPLGTFSYPPAHHPPAAMPPSVPLQYLPQEPLHQELPFGVPYAHVLPRRGSGQRYRLQQPLPPPPPPPPYYPGFLPYFLSMLPVPPTAVGPAISLDLDVDDVEMENYEALLNLAERLGEAKPRGLTKADIEQLPSYRFNSENHQSEQTLCVVCFSDFESRQLLRVLPCNHEFHAKCVDKWLKTNRTCPICRADASEVHRDVE; encoded by the exons ATGCGACCATGGGAAATAGCTGTGAATAGGCGGCCGCCAACAGCCCCCTTAAACCAGAGGAGGTTCCTCGGGGAGCCCTGCAACACGCCTGTGCACCTCAGGAGAAG TCCTCCAGTGCGACGGCAGTGGGGGCAGCGAGACAGACCTGTTTTGCACGGTTCCCTACGGCAGGATGAGACCTTTCACCATCCTGTGTTCTCGCAGCAGCAGCATCAGCACGTTCCCTTAGAGGAGTCAAGGCAGTACAGCCACGCCAGCGCGCCACCACGCATGctccaccccaacacacacccgCCTCAGCAGAGCTCCATCATGGTGGACCTTCACGAACAG ATGCATCAAGGATCAGTTCCAATATCTTACACAGTTACCACGGTGACGACCCACGGTTTTCCCATCCACACGGGGCAACCAATCCCAGCGTGCAACGCCCAgcagctcccagcatgctcggTAATGTTCAGCGGACAGctctctctgctctgctgcCTTCCTCCTCCT CTAATTCAAGCATGCACCATGCAGCACTTGCCAGTGTCTTACCAAGCCTTTCCGCCCCTGATCTCCAGCGAGCATTTCATCCTGCATCCCAGTCCTCCAGTGCCCCCTCACCAGCCCCCTCACCTTGCCCCGCTGAGCCAGTTCGTCCCCTTGCAGCCACAGCACCCACGCATG CCTCTACAGAGAGTGGAGAATGAAGTGGACCTTAGGGGAGACCAGCATCCCTTAGGAACATTCTCTTACCCTCCTGCCCATCACCCACCAGCAGCCATGCCACCCTCTGTGCCCCTCCAGTACCTCCCGCAAGAACCCCTCCATCAAGAGTTGCCCTTTGGAGTG CCATATGCACATGTGCTGCCCAGGCGCGGGAGTGGTCAGAGATACCGGTTACAGCAGCCGCTGCCTCcgccaccacctcctccaccttacTACCCTGGCTTCCTACCTTACTTCCT CTCAATGCTTCCTGTGCCTCCAACTGCTGTGGGCCCGGCCATCAGCCTGGATCTGGACGTGGATGACGTGGAGATGGAGAATTACGAG GCGTTACTCAACCTCGCTGAAAGGCTTGGGGAGGCTAAACCTCGAGGACTTACAAAAGCTGACATAGAGCAGCTTCCATCCTACAGGTTCAATTCAGAAAACCACCAATCTGAACAAACTTT GTGTGTTGTGTGCTTTAGTGATTTTGAGTCAAGGCAGCTACTTCGAGTATTACCCTGTAATCACGAGTTTCATGCAAAGTGTGTGGACAAATGGTTAAAG ACCAATCGCACTTGTCCGATCTGCCGCGCAGACGCGTCTGAAGTTCACCGGGACGTGGAGTGA